From the genome of Delphinus delphis chromosome 8, mDelDel1.2, whole genome shotgun sequence, one region includes:
- the LOC132429232 gene encoding pepsin A-4-like, producing the protein MKWLLLLTLIALSECTSYKVPLTRKKSLRQKLIENGKLKDFLQNHQYNIGSKYFPSEATTLMSDQPLQNFLDMEYFGTISIGTPAQDFTVIFDTGSSNLWVPSVYCSSVACTNHNRFNPKKSSTFKSTSETVSIAYGTGSMTGILGYDTVQVAGISDTNQIFGLSKTEPGSFLYYAPFDGILGLAYPSISSSGATPVFDNMWNQGLVSQDLFSVYLSKDDESGSVVQFGGIDSSYYTGTLNWVPVSYQGYWQITVDSITMSGEPIACMSGCQAIVDTGTSLLSGPTNAIANIQSYIGANEGPYGSMVISCSAIDSLPDIVFTINGVQYPVPAKAYVLQNQGSCMSGFQGMNIPTFSGELWILGDIFIRQYYTVFDRANNQVGLAPVA; encoded by the exons ATGAAGTGGTTGCTTCTCCTCACCTTGATAGCACTCTCCGAGTGCACCTCCTACAA GGTCCCGCTCACCAGAAAGAAGTCCTTGAGGCAGAAACTGATCGAGAATGGCAAGCTGAAGGACTTTCTGCAGAATCACCAGTACAACATAGGCAGCAAGTACTTTCCCTCGGAGGCCACCACCTTGATGTCCGACCAGCCCCTTCAGAACTTCCTGGAT ATGGAGTACTTCGGCACCATCAGCATTGGAACCCCCGCCCAGGACTTCACCGTCATCTTTGACACTGGCTCCTCCAACCTGTGGGTGCCCTCCGTCTACTGCTCCAGTGTTGCCTGCA CCAACCACAACCGCTTCAACCCTAAAAAGTCCTCCACCTTCAAGAGCACCAGTGAGACGGTCTCCATTGCCTATGGTACCGGCAGCATGACAGGCATTCTTGGATACGACACAGTCCAG GTTGCAGGCATCTCTGACACCAACCAGATCTTTGGCCTGAGTAAGACAGAGCCCGGCTCCTTCCTGTACTACGCTCCCTTCGACGGCATCCTGGGCCTGGCCTACCCCAGCATCTCCTCCTCCGGGGCCACCCCTGTTTTTGACAACATGTGGAACCAGGGTCTGGTTTCCCAAGACCTCTTCTCCGTCTACCTGAGCAA AGATGATGAGAGCGGCAGCGTGGTGCAGTTCGGTGGCATCGATTCTTCTTACTACACGGGAACCCTGAACTGGGTGCCTGTTTCTTATCAGGGTTATTGGCAGATCACCGTGGACAG CATCACCATGTCTGGAGAGCCCATCGCTTGCATGTCTGGCTGCCAGGCCATTGTTGACACCGGTACCTCTCTGCTGTCCGGCCCGACCAATGCCATTGCCAACATCCAGAGCTACATTGGAGCCAACGAGGGTCCCTACGGCAGC ATGGTGATCAGCTGCTCTGCCATCGACAGCCTTCCTGACATCGTCTTCACAATCAACGGTGTCCAGTACCCTGTTCCCGCAAAGGCCTACGTCCTGCAG AACCAGGGAAGCTGCATGAGCGGATTCCAGGGCATGAACATCCCCACCTTCTCCGGAGAGCTCTGGATCTTGGGTGACATCTTCATCCgccagtactacactgtcttTGACAGGGCCAACAACCAGGTCGGCCTGGCTCCCGTGGCCTGA